The DNA region TCCCCGCCCTGTCCTTTCGGCAGCGTGCCGGAGAACGTGATATTCTTCGACTTCACGTTGTCATACAGGAACTGGAACGCTTCCTTCGCCTTCGGATCGTCGGCCGCGACGAAGTTTCCGTTCTCGTCATACACCCGGCCGCCGTTGGAGGTAACCCAGCTGTGATAGCTGTTCCAGGAGTTATCCAGCACGTAGCCGTACTTGTTGCTCGCCCGGATCTTGTCGGTCATCTCCTTGAACTTGTCCCAGGTCCATTGCCCGCTAGCCTGCAGCTCCGCCGGCATCTCGGTAATGCCCGCGTCTTTCAGCACCTTCTTGTTGTACCAAAGCACCATCGGGTTGCAATCCACCGGAACCCCGTACGTCTGTCCGTCCCGGACCGCAGCTCCCCATAGTCCTTCGAAATAGTCCTCTTTCTTGATGAGGCTGTCCGGAGCCTCCATGTACGGGGTCAGGTTCTCGATGCTCTGGTTTTCGATCAGCTTGACGATCAGGCCGTCGCCGGCATAGAAAATATCCGGTGCCGTTCCGCCCGTCAGCTGTGTCAAAATCTTCTGGTCATACTCGCCGGGAATCGGAATAAACTCCACTTCGATCTCCGGATGCCGCTTGTTAAAGTCCTTCGTCATCTCCTGAAATCGGGTGAGCTCCCCGGGGTTGCCCCAAGTTGCCCATTTGATCTTGACCTTCTCGCCGCTTGCCTGGCCGCCCCCGTCCGATTCACCGCCCCCGCATGCTTGAAGCAGCATGGACAGCAGAAGAATGACAGCAAGCAATGCCCCTCTTTTACGCGTTCTTGTCATTTTCATTTCCTCCGTTTCCGACCGATTTGGACTAACCTGAAAAGACTTTTGTAAACGCTTTAATTATAAAATTTTGGCAAAAAGCTTTTGAACGGATTATGTTCCGAATAAGTGGCTTCTTTTCCGATCCTGCAAGAACCCTGCCTCCCCCTTGTCATTTGCGGTTCAATCCCTGATACTCGGCCGGCGTCATCCCGACCAGCTTCTTGAACAGCTTGCTGAAATACTTCACATCGTTAAATCCTGAAAGCTCCGCCACCTCATACACCCTGAGCGAGGTTGCAGCCAGCAGCTCTTTGGCGCGCTTTACCCGCAGATCGATCACATAGTCGATAAAATTGCTCCCCGTCACCCGCTTGAACAGCTCGCTGAAGTAATTGCGGCTTACGGCGACTTCATCGGCGACCTCCTGAAGGGAGATCGGCTCCGTGTAATGGGCGTTGATATAGGAAATGGCCTGAAGGACGATCCGCTCGTGCAGCGTGGCTTCCGGAAGCGGACCGCGATTCGGCTCGTCCCGGACCGCCTGAAACGCGTCAAGCATGACGCTTCGCACCTCTTCGGCCGACCGAAGCCGGGTTAGCTCATACGCCGGAGACAAAATCGGCAGGACCGACAGGCTGTACGTCGACAGCATGCCAAGCAGCTCCTCCGCTTCCGCGAGCACATCCTGCTTCCCCATTCGGGATGGGATCCATCGCTCCATTACCGACTGCAATAGCACTTCGCACCTCGGCAGGTTTCCGACGGCCAGCGCAGCCCTCAAGGCCTGCAGCTCCGGCTTGGCCTGCTCCGGTCCTTCACGGCCCTCCGGGGCAACGATATCCTCCGCATGAAAGATGCGCGCCTCCTGGTCAAAGAAGGAGGCTTCCAGGCTTGCGCCCGCCTCTACGTAGGCCTCGGCGAGCCGCTTCGGCCCGGCATACCGGCGGCTGAGCCCAATGGTAGCGGAGGCGGCAAGCGGACGGAGGAGATGATCGCAGCGGGGATCCTCTGCACGCTCCATCCCGTCAACGGGCACCCAGGCCGCCAGGAGGTCCGGTCCTATCCGGACCGCAAGCGCATCCGGCAGCTGCTCATACAAACAGCTCTTGAGTCGTTCCATTTCTTCTTCTCCGTCCAACGGGGCTGCTCCGAAGCCGTCCGGTCTCGGCCCTCCGTCCAGTCGGCAGACTGCGACGACGAATTGGCCGTCACTCTGGAACCCGGCCAAGTTCTCCATGGCGGCAGCTTCGCCGTGCAATGCCATATACAGCGTCTTCTCATCGGCCCGTTTCCGCCGCTCCCGCTGCTGCCGTTCATGCTCGGTTACGATACGCTCAAGGCGCTTCTCTTCCTCCAGCTTCTGCCGCATCCGTTCCAGCACATCCTTCAGCGACGCTGAATCGAGCGTCGGCTTCAGAATGTAATCGGCCGCGCCGAGCCGAATGCCTTCCCGGACGTATTCAAAATCGCTGTGGCAGCTGAGCAGCAGCACTTTCACCCATGGGCATAGCTGCCTTGTCCGGCGGGTAAGCTCAAGCCCGTCCATGACCGGCATCGCGATGTCCGTAATCAGAATGTCGACCTCTCCCGCCTCG from Paenibacillus ihbetae includes:
- a CDS encoding ABC transporter substrate-binding protein — its product is MTRTRKRGALLAVILLLSMLLQACGGGESDGGGQASGEKVKIKWATWGNPGELTRFQEMTKDFNKRHPEIEVEFIPIPGEYDQKILTQLTGGTAPDIFYAGDGLIVKLIENQSIENLTPYMEAPDSLIKKEDYFEGLWGAAVRDGQTYGVPVDCNPMVLWYNKKVLKDAGITEMPAELQASGQWTWDKFKEMTDKIRASNKYGYVLDNSWNSYHSWVTSNGGRVYDENGNFVAADDPKAKEAFQFLYDNVKSKNITFSGTLPKGQGGDAMFMSNQVGFVGAGRWYLPLFKKNESLEYDVVTWPTNTGNKIEPAGIPTAYLVMNKASKNKEAAYTFFSEYLNKDGQRFRLQGGGNAVPSVAGTDEVVLEGNLPEHAQLFLDAREVGYALTPFEAGIPGLSQDITSKFEALWLKNQELDSSLKDIQTMANQKIQDYKNSKK
- a CDS encoding response regulator; the protein is MYKVLLVDDEAIARTGLRTTFDWEGYGYRLVGEASNGQKALKWIEAGEVDILITDIAMPVMDGLELTRRTRQLCPWVKVLLLSCHSDFEYVREGIRLGAADYILKPTLDSASLKDVLERMRQKLEEEKRLERIVTEHERQQRERRKRADEKTLYMALHGEAAAMENLAGFQSDGQFVVAVCRLDGGPRPDGFGAAPLDGEEEMERLKSCLYEQLPDALAVRIGPDLLAAWVPVDGMERAEDPRCDHLLRPLAASATIGLSRRYAGPKRLAEAYVEAGASLEASFFDQEARIFHAEDIVAPEGREGPEQAKPELQALRAALAVGNLPRCEVLLQSVMERWIPSRMGKQDVLAEAEELLGMLSTYSLSVLPILSPAYELTRLRSAEEVRSVMLDAFQAVRDEPNRGPLPEATLHERIVLQAISYINAHYTEPISLQEVADEVAVSRNYFSELFKRVTGSNFIDYVIDLRVKRAKELLAATSLRVYEVAELSGFNDVKYFSKLFKKLVGMTPAEYQGLNRK